The Acutalibacter muris genomic sequence AGCATTTTGACAAGATCGACTACTACCTCCTGGAGAGCAACCGGGCCTATCATATAGACGCCGTGAAAAAGCTGCGCAAGGAAAAGGCAGAGGCCGGAGAGGCGGTCGAATATACCGCCACCGTGGAGGAGGAGGCGGAGGAAAGCCTTGCGGAGTTTATGCAGATAGTGAAGGACAGGCGCGAAAGGCTTGCCAGGATATTATTGAAGGGCCTGAAATTCGTAAACGAGCAGGGCAGGCCCCTAAAGTTCATGCCAAAGCTGGAGCTTGACCCGGCGCTTTTGGAGCAGCCCTTATATCACTGATTAGACAGCAGAGGGGTCTATAAAGAAATTTACACCAAAGGAGCCGTAAAGATATGAGCATTGTTGACCTGCATACCCACAGCACGGCCTCCGACGGGCAGTATGCACCCTCTGAGCTTGTGGCCCTTGCCAAGGAGCGGGGCATAGAGGTCCTGGCCCTCACCGACCACGACAATATTGACGGCGTAGAGGAGGCCATGAGGGCAGGCAGGGAGCTTGGCCTCCGCGTGATACGGGGTGTGGAGATAAGCGCGGCGGACCACCTGAACCTGCATATTCTGGGCTATGGCTTTCCGGCGGACGCGGAGCCCCTTTCGGGGATGATAGCGCGGCTGAAAGCCGGGCGCAGCAGTCGAAAGCACAGGATCCATGAATATCTGCGCGGCAAGGGGATAGACGTCCCCCTTCGGGAGGTGGAGGAGCTGGCAAAGGGCGGGGTGGTCGGCCGGCCGCATTTTGCCCATGTGATGCTGGCCCACGGATACGTGTCCCAGAGGAAGGAAGCCTTTGACCTCTATCTTGACACGCCGGAGTTCCACAGCCTTGACAACCGCAAGCCCAGCGCTGAAGAGTGTATAAAGACAATAAAGGCCTCCGGGGGAAGGGTCTCGCTGGCCCACCCTTACCAGATCGAGTTTGTGCGCCAGGACGAGCGGCAGCTGGAGCCGCTTCTTCGGCGGTTGACAGGCTACGGTCTGGACGCCCTTGAGTGCTATTACCCCAAGCATACGCCACAGCAGCAGGCGGAGTATCTAGCGCTGGCTGAAAAGTATGATCTGCAGGTGACAGGCGGCAGCGATTTTCATGGAGAGAGAAATAAGCCGGACCACCCGCTGGCGGCATGGAGCCTGGAGGTGGACTGGTTATTCGAGGGGGCAGGGCAAAGCTTCACCACAGCTTAAACACTCCCACCGC encodes the following:
- a CDS encoding PHP domain-containing protein, giving the protein MSIVDLHTHSTASDGQYAPSELVALAKERGIEVLALTDHDNIDGVEEAMRAGRELGLRVIRGVEISAADHLNLHILGYGFPADAEPLSGMIARLKAGRSSRKHRIHEYLRGKGIDVPLREVEELAKGGVVGRPHFAHVMLAHGYVSQRKEAFDLYLDTPEFHSLDNRKPSAEECIKTIKASGGRVSLAHPYQIEFVRQDERQLEPLLRRLTGYGLDALECYYPKHTPQQQAEYLALAEKYDLQVTGGSDFHGERNKPDHPLAAWSLEVDWLFEGAGQSFTTA